One stretch of Chryseobacterium indologenes DNA includes these proteins:
- the ribA gene encoding GTP cyclohydrolase II, producing the protein MIKIQAEANVPTEHGNFRMIAFSENENDWMPHMAIIADNTDFSKPVNVRFHSECITGEVFHSKKCECGQQLDAAMKYIHENGGIIIYLRQEGRNIGIINKLKAYSLQEKGLDTVQANLELGLPADDRNFGVAIEILNLLDVKDVNLLTNNPEKVKYVVDSNVHLNSRIPLQIPANEISKGYLQTKKDFFGHLLDDNDN; encoded by the coding sequence ATGATTAAAATTCAGGCGGAAGCCAATGTTCCTACAGAGCACGGCAATTTCCGAATGATTGCTTTCTCCGAAAATGAAAACGACTGGATGCCTCACATGGCAATCATCGCAGACAATACAGATTTCTCAAAACCTGTTAATGTTCGTTTTCACTCAGAATGTATTACCGGAGAAGTTTTCCATTCAAAAAAATGTGAATGCGGCCAGCAATTGGATGCAGCCATGAAATATATCCACGAAAATGGTGGTATTATTATTTACCTTCGTCAGGAAGGCCGTAATATTGGTATCATTAATAAATTAAAGGCATATTCATTACAGGAAAAAGGACTTGATACGGTGCAGGCCAATCTTGAACTGGGACTTCCTGCTGATGACAGGAACTTTGGGGTAGCTATTGAAATCCTCAATCTGTTGGATGTAAAAGATGTCAATCTTTTGACCAATAACCCGGAAAAGGTAAAATATGTAGTAGACAGTAATGTACATCTTAATTCAAGGATACCATTACAGATCCCGGCCAACGAAATAAGTAAGGGCTATTTACAAACGAAAAAAGATTTCTTTGGACATCTACTCGATGACAATGATAACTAG